From Thalassotalea psychrophila:
AATACGTTTCATATTAGTTCTCCCCTTGATGTGAATGAGAGCAAGAACCCTGTCCATGAGAGTGTTCATGGGCATTGTCACGTAGTGCTTTGGTTGTATCGACACCAATACCAGCATCAGTAACAGGTGCTTGGCCTAGCATTTTCTCTTTTAATGAATCGATATCTAATTCAAAATCATGTAAAGGCAGAGCACCAGGTACAGTGTATTCAACTTCAACCATAGTGCCGCAGCTTGGACAGTAGAACTCGTAAATGGCACATACTTTACGATCAGGTGCAAAGGTAAATTCATACTTAGTTGGATCTAATTTCGGCTTATGAATTTCGTGTGGGTTACGATTGTATATTTTTGTAAACTTCTTATAGTTTTCACGGGCGCTGCCCATCTCGTGTTCACAAACACGGCATTCCCAGGTTTCTTTTTCCAAATCGATTTGGAGGTATTCTGTTGCTAAATATTTCATAATTATTTTCTCAGTTTTTCAACTTATAGCTTTCAATATTGGCTTACATCAATATTTTGTTTATGGTTAAAAAGCGGTAACTAACCGCTCTGTATCACCGTTGTTCAGTCGATTTTCTTAAACAATACATCGCCATTGATAGTAAATTCGTATGCCCATCCGGCTTCAACTTTACAAGTCCAGAAGGCCTCCTCTATAACAGCAGGCCCTACACCTGTAGCGCCAGGGGTTTGATCTTCAACATTAATAACCGGCAATTCCTGAGTGGAACCGTCGGCATTCATTAATTCACGAATAGCTCCAATACGTGGTTCATGTTGGTCAACATCGATTTTTTCAGGTAATTTGGCTCGGTTAACGGATTTAATCGCACGCATACCGGCAATGACTTCGTCAATATTGCTAATAGAGTTAGAAAGGGATGGTGAACTTAAATCAAGTTCAATTTCTTTTCCGTTTATGAGTAACCACGCTTGCAGTTCACATTCTTCAATGTCAAAGCCTTCAGAAAACATGTCGCGGCTTACACGAGTTTTCAACTGTGCCAGAACTTCGGTCAGTGATGCTGCATCATTGTTATCAAGTTTCAGTTCACTCATGTGAGCAATGTCACTAAAACCAATACCGTGTGCACTAAATACGGCAGATAAACGTGGTACTAATACATTCTTCATCCCCGCAGCATCGGCAACAGCAAGAGCACCCATTGGGCCTCCGCCACCAAAGGCAGATAATACGGTGTCATCGGTTAATTCAGTGTAATTGCTCAGGCCTGTGGCAATATCGCCAGCCCATGCTTTAAGCATGTCATGAATTGCTTGATTAACGGTGATACCCAAAGGCTCGGCAATATTTTCAGCGATAATGGCACGAGAACGGTCAGCATCGAGTTTCATCTCTCCACCGAAATAAGTTTCAGGATCTAATAAACCCATTAACAATAGGGCATCAGTAATCGTTGCTTCTTTACCACCCATACCAAAACAGGCTGGACCTGGTGCGCCACCAACAGAGTCTGGGCCAACGGTAATAGAACCGTCTTTTACGCGAAAGATTGAACCTCCACCAACTCCTATAGATTTGATGTCACATAATGGGAATGAACATTCAACCCCTTCAACTTCGCCGTGAGAAAAAGCTTTCACTACATCATCTTCAATTAAACCTATATCGGTTGTTGTACCACCAACATCGAAGGTTAGGAATTTGTTAAAGCCATAGTATTCGGCATAGGCTTTAGCTGAATCCATGCCCGCACGAGGGCCTGAAGAATAGGTTTTTAACGCAACCGTTTTGGCAACACGTCCGGCATATCCATCATTACGATAAATCAATAATGGGTTGGTCATTCTAAATTCACGCAATTTGTTATCGGCGTTAAATAGGAACTGCTCCATTGCCGGATGTAAGAAGGCGTTATTAATAGCAGTCCAAGTACGGCGCAATGCATTTTGGTCACTACTTAAGCTTCCTGCATATAATAAAGGCACCGCACCTAATAAGTGACGAGGGAATAATTTAAAGCTTAAGCTACGAAAACTAGCTTCTTTTTTAAGATAATCATCACCAGAAAAACTCACCACGATTCGGTTAGCGCCGTCTGAAGATAAACGGTTAATCGCTGCTGATAATGCATGAGAATATGCATCACCAGTTAAATTGTTATCAATTTGCTCTACACGATCGCCAACAAGGGCAGGGAACATTTCAGCTTCTTTATCTGTCGATAACAAATCTTCAAGCTTGGTTTTCTTATCGATAATAAGACCAAGGCGCGGGCCTTTTTTCATTACCAGTGCGTTGGTACCTTGTGTTGTTGAATAACGAATATGATCGGTGCTTTGCAATAGTGCAGCCAGATCATCTTCACCATATATAACGCCGGAAACCTTTTTTAAGCCTTCGTAGAAGCACTTGGACAGATCGTAAGGTGTAGTTATTGTTTTTGTATGGTAAGACTTATCGCCGTCAAGCACCCAAATATCGGTAAGGGTACCGCCGTTGTCTATGTTTATCAGTTTTCCCATATTATCGTTCTCTATTATTTTAGAATGGTTATTATTCATTCAGCTTATTAGAGTTTTTAATTGAGAGTACCTATCGAAAGTTAGGGATTGGCTAGGGATTAGCTCGAACTATCAAACAACTTGATTTTAATTCAGGTGAAACAAGGAGTTAGGTAGTGAAAATAAAGCGCCCAGAAGAGGGCGCTAGTGTTAAATCGCTTATCAGTTATTGAAAATGGTAACTGCCTCTTAACGTAAATGTTTGTCCTTGCGAATAAAGACCCATATGTGAACCGGCAAACAGTGGTATGTCTTGCGACCAGGTTTTAAATTGCTCATCACCAAGGTTTCGACCGATTAAAGCAATATCCCAATCTTGACTTTGTGGTCCAAATATTAGTGATAAATTAGTTAACACGTAACTGTCTTGTTCACTGATTGGATCTAAATCGGCTGCTGCATAGTAATTATCACGGTAATTTAAGTCGAGTACTGAACGCAGGTAGTAATTATCAAAGTTGAGTTCATGCTCAAGCGATAAACTCCCCGTCCATTCTGGAGTAAATGCATTCGGTTTTCCGGCTAAATCTTGCTCACATAAACCAAGTGCATTGAGCCTGACGCCAGGGGTAACATTACCCGCATCGGCTAGTGTCTTTTGATCAACTGTACATCCAGCTGTATCATAGTCATCAAATTCAAAGTTGTTATATGCTAAAGAGCCACGCAGGGTTAATGAATCGGTTAATAACCATCTTCCATCCATTTCAACCCCTGAAATATCAGCTTTAGCGGCATTTTCAACTTTAAATGCAGTAGCGCCAGTAAATATTGAAGCTTGCAAATCGTCATATTCCATTTGATAAATTGCAATATTCAACTCGGCGGCTCCATCATCAAGGCTTAATTTTGCACCAACCTCAATGGATTGTGCTTCTTCCTCATCAAATTCGACTTCATCAGGATCTGGGCGTTGGGTGAAACTGTTAAAACCACCGCTTTTATAACCAGTACTAATTGAGCCATACAGCATTGCATCATTTGTTGCTTGCCACTGGAGGTTTGC
This genomic window contains:
- a CDS encoding acetone carboxylase subunit gamma, whose translation is MKYLATEYLQIDLEKETWECRVCEHEMGSARENYKKFTKIYNRNPHEIHKPKLDPTKYEFTFAPDRKVCAIYEFYCPSCGTMVEVEYTVPGALPLHDFELDIDSLKEKMLGQAPVTDAGIGVDTTKALRDNAHEHSHGQGSCSHSHQGEN
- a CDS encoding hydantoinase/oxoprolinase family protein; its protein translation is MNNNHSKIIENDNMGKLINIDNGGTLTDIWVLDGDKSYHTKTITTPYDLSKCFYEGLKKVSGVIYGEDDLAALLQSTDHIRYSTTQGTNALVMKKGPRLGLIIDKKTKLEDLLSTDKEAEMFPALVGDRVEQIDNNLTGDAYSHALSAAINRLSSDGANRIVVSFSGDDYLKKEASFRSLSFKLFPRHLLGAVPLLYAGSLSSDQNALRRTWTAINNAFLHPAMEQFLFNADNKLREFRMTNPLLIYRNDGYAGRVAKTVALKTYSSGPRAGMDSAKAYAEYYGFNKFLTFDVGGTTTDIGLIEDDVVKAFSHGEVEGVECSFPLCDIKSIGVGGGSIFRVKDGSITVGPDSVGGAPGPACFGMGGKEATITDALLLMGLLDPETYFGGEMKLDADRSRAIIAENIAEPLGITVNQAIHDMLKAWAGDIATGLSNYTELTDDTVLSAFGGGGPMGALAVADAAGMKNVLVPRLSAVFSAHGIGFSDIAHMSELKLDNNDAASLTEVLAQLKTRVSRDMFSEGFDIEECELQAWLLINGKEIELDLSSPSLSNSISNIDEVIAGMRAIKSVNRAKLPEKIDVDQHEPRIGAIRELMNADGSTQELPVINVEDQTPGATGVGPAVIEEAFWTCKVEAGWAYEFTINGDVLFKKID